Proteins encoded within one genomic window of Sphaerotilus montanus:
- a CDS encoding rhodanese-like domain-containing protein, protein MTPSTRLVLALCVAVVTLAPARAAEPELLRILGEDKSFVIQTAKGPMTITRTMTPCAKNKGWLQPLVPVAGVHPVGEIEILHALNDKGAIVVDMRESEDRVKGTIPNTHHIPYTEVAGRMEELGCQKVGKGWECTAAKKVYAFCNGPVCPQSPTAILAMTRDGFPADKIYYYRGGMLDWAALGLPVVTGDF, encoded by the coding sequence ATGACCCCATCCACCCGTCTGGTCCTCGCCTTGTGCGTCGCCGTTGTCACCCTGGCGCCAGCCCGGGCGGCCGAGCCCGAACTGCTGCGCATCCTCGGCGAGGACAAGTCCTTTGTCATCCAGACGGCCAAGGGGCCGATGACGATCACCCGCACGATGACCCCGTGCGCGAAGAACAAGGGCTGGCTGCAGCCGCTGGTGCCGGTGGCCGGGGTGCATCCGGTGGGCGAGATCGAGATCCTGCACGCGCTCAACGACAAGGGCGCGATCGTGGTCGACATGCGCGAGTCCGAGGACCGCGTGAAGGGCACGATCCCGAACACGCACCACATTCCGTACACCGAAGTGGCCGGCCGGATGGAGGAGCTGGGTTGCCAGAAGGTCGGCAAGGGCTGGGAATGCACGGCGGCGAAGAAGGTCTACGCCTTCTGCAACGGCCCGGTCTGCCCGCAAAGCCCGACCGCCATCCTGGCGATGACCCGCGACGGTTTCCCTGCCGACAAGATCTACTACTACCGCGGCGGCATGCTGGACTGGGCGGCGCTGGGCTTGCCCGTCGTCACGGGCGACTTCTGA
- a CDS encoding acyltransferase, with translation MNLWSYPLAMLRRLRTHWTLWRAGPQVHAGQDLHLGARCRLWAPQRLVFGQAVYVGKDVHIECNAEIGDFALIADRVALVGRQDHDFRVCGVPMRFTPQISPTMVAMPASVDPDTNVVRIGSDVWLGFGCLVLTGVRIGRGAIVAAGAVVAADVAPYDIVAGNPARQIGRRFESESVIAEHERRIRLGDFRLSERGDAHWTVRPGA, from the coding sequence ATGAACCTGTGGTCCTATCCCCTGGCCATGCTGCGTCGACTGCGCACGCACTGGACGCTGTGGCGCGCCGGCCCGCAGGTGCATGCCGGGCAGGACCTGCACCTCGGTGCACGCTGCCGGCTGTGGGCACCGCAGCGGCTGGTCTTCGGGCAGGCGGTCTACGTCGGCAAGGACGTGCACATCGAGTGCAACGCCGAGATCGGGGACTTCGCGCTGATCGCCGACCGCGTGGCGCTGGTCGGGCGGCAGGACCATGATTTCCGCGTCTGCGGCGTGCCGATGCGCTTCACGCCGCAGATCTCGCCGACGATGGTGGCGATGCCGGCCAGCGTCGATCCGGACACCAATGTCGTGCGCATCGGCAGTGACGTCTGGCTGGGATTCGGCTGCCTCGTGCTGACGGGGGTGCGGATCGGCCGTGGCGCCATCGTCGCCGCCGGTGCGGTGGTGGCCGCGGATGTGGCACCCTACGACATCGTCGCCGGCAACCCGGCGCGGCAGATCGGCCGGCGTTTCGAAAGCGAGTCCGTCATCGCCGAACACGAGCGCCGCATCCGGCTGGGCGACTTCCGGCTGTCGGAGCGTGGCGACGCCCACTGGACCGTTCGACCTGGAGCCTGA
- the fusA gene encoding elongation factor G, with the protein MSSPALGGSVSGVAASSAASAPATSPVSHLRTLALVGPAAAGKTTLAEALLVQAGMVGAAGSVERGSTTSDFDPIERRMQHSLHTSVLHLDHQGLRIHLLDTPGSADCLGQSLPALEAVETAAIVINATSGIEPMAVRMMAWAAERQLDRMLIVNRIDAPGFNAAALLAQIQATFGRECLPLNLPANGGREVVDCWFAPEATPGHEADVSSVAAAHRALVEQVVEVDSAFVERYLEEGDVDARELHAPLEQALREGHLIPVVFVSAKVGTGVSALLDVIAQLLPDPSEGNLPDFFKGEGSAARPMHARVDPDAHVLAQVFKVTIDPYVGKLGIFRIHQGTVTPNSLLYVGDGRKPFKVGHLFRLQGKTHTEIPSAGPGDIVAVAKVDEIAFDAVLHDAAEDDHIHLKPLPFPVPVHGLALKPRRHGDEQRLSEVLAKLAAEDPCLRVEHVASTHETVVYGLGELHLRVLLERLREGYRVEVETAPPRIAYRESITTTAQAQYRHKKQSGGAGQFGEVHLQVEPLARGAGFEFVDVVKGGAIPGQFIPAVEKGVRLAMDAGVVSGHPVVDVRVTVLDGKHHSVDSKEIAFVTAGRKAFILAVREAQPVVLEPVVDVEISAPEAMIGDITGDLAARRGEVRSTTPQLGGRASVKARVPLSELSGYQLRLNALTRGEGSYTLALSHHDAVPPGVQAEMVKGWQLRDED; encoded by the coding sequence ATGTCCAGCCCAGCCCTCGGCGGCTCCGTGTCCGGTGTCGCCGCTTCCTCCGCCGCAAGCGCCCCAGCCACCTCCCCTGTTTCGCACCTCCGCACGCTCGCCCTCGTCGGCCCCGCCGCGGCCGGCAAGACCACCCTCGCCGAAGCGCTGCTGGTGCAGGCCGGCATGGTCGGCGCCGCCGGCAGCGTCGAGCGCGGCAGCACCACCAGCGACTTCGACCCGATCGAGCGCCGGATGCAGCACTCGCTGCACACCAGCGTGCTGCACCTCGACCACCAGGGCCTGCGCATCCACCTGCTCGACACGCCAGGCAGCGCCGATTGCCTCGGCCAGTCGCTGCCCGCGCTCGAAGCGGTGGAGACCGCCGCCATCGTCATCAACGCCACGTCGGGCATCGAGCCGATGGCCGTCCGGATGATGGCCTGGGCCGCCGAGCGGCAGCTCGACCGGATGCTCATCGTCAACCGCATCGACGCCCCCGGCTTCAACGCCGCCGCGCTGCTGGCCCAGATCCAGGCCACCTTCGGCCGCGAATGCCTGCCGCTGAACCTGCCGGCCAACGGCGGCCGCGAGGTGGTGGACTGCTGGTTCGCGCCCGAGGCGACGCCGGGGCACGAGGCGGACGTGTCCTCGGTCGCCGCGGCGCACCGGGCGCTGGTCGAGCAGGTGGTCGAGGTCGACAGCGCCTTCGTCGAGCGTTACCTGGAAGAAGGCGATGTCGACGCCCGCGAGCTGCACGCGCCGCTGGAGCAGGCGCTGCGCGAGGGACACCTGATCCCCGTCGTGTTTGTCTCGGCCAAGGTGGGCACCGGCGTGTCGGCGCTGCTGGACGTGATCGCGCAGCTGCTGCCCGATCCGTCCGAGGGCAATCTGCCGGACTTCTTCAAGGGCGAGGGCTCGGCTGCCCGCCCGATGCACGCCCGGGTCGATCCGGACGCGCATGTGCTGGCGCAGGTCTTCAAGGTGACGATCGACCCCTATGTCGGCAAGCTCGGCATCTTCCGCATCCACCAGGGCACGGTGACACCCAACAGCCTGCTCTACGTGGGCGACGGGCGCAAGCCGTTCAAGGTCGGCCACCTGTTCCGGCTGCAGGGCAAGACCCACACCGAGATCCCGAGCGCCGGACCGGGCGACATCGTGGCGGTCGCCAAGGTGGACGAGATCGCCTTCGACGCAGTGCTGCACGACGCCGCCGAGGACGACCACATCCACCTGAAGCCGCTGCCCTTCCCGGTGCCGGTGCACGGCCTGGCGCTGAAGCCCAGGCGCCACGGCGACGAGCAGCGGCTGTCGGAGGTACTGGCCAAGCTGGCGGCCGAGGATCCCTGCCTGCGCGTGGAGCACGTCGCCAGCACCCATGAGACCGTCGTCTACGGCCTGGGCGAGCTGCACCTGCGGGTGCTGCTGGAGCGGCTGCGCGAGGGCTACCGGGTCGAGGTGGAGACGGCACCGCCGCGCATCGCCTACCGGGAAAGCATCACCACCACCGCGCAGGCCCAGTACCGCCACAAGAAGCAGAGCGGCGGCGCGGGCCAGTTCGGCGAGGTACACCTGCAGGTGGAACCGCTGGCGCGGGGCGCGGGCTTCGAGTTCGTCGACGTGGTCAAGGGCGGCGCGATCCCGGGGCAGTTCATCCCCGCGGTGGAAAAGGGTGTGCGGCTGGCGATGGATGCCGGCGTGGTCTCCGGGCACCCGGTGGTGGATGTGCGCGTGACCGTGCTCGACGGCAAGCACCACAGCGTGGACAGCAAGGAGATCGCCTTCGTCACCGCGGGGAGAAAGGCCTTCATCCTCGCGGTGCGCGAGGCCCAGCCGGTGGTGCTGGAGCCGGTGGTCGACGTGGAGATCTCGGCGCCCGAGGCCATGATCGGCGACATCACCGGCGATCTGGCGGCGCGGCGCGGCGAGGTGCGCTCGACAACGCCGCAGCTGGGCGGGCGGGCGAGCGTGAAGGCCCGGGTGCCGCTGTCGGAGCTGTCGGGCTACCAGCTGCGGTTGAACGCGCTGACCCGGGGGGAAGGGAGCTACACGCTGGCCCTGTCCCACCATGACGCGGTGCCGCCGGGCGTGCAGGCCGAGATGGTCAAGGGCTGGCAGCTGCGCGACGAGGACTGA
- a CDS encoding ABC transporter ATP-binding protein: MSRPLIRLRGIVKVYGEGTAAFQALRGIDLDVDAGDFVAIMGPSGSGKSTAMNLIGCLDVPSAGQYLFDGVHVERLDRDQRARLRRRHLGFVFQGFNLLARTSAQENVELPLLYRGESVADRHRNAREALAAVGLAGWETHTPAELSGGQQQRVAIARAIVSKPTVLLADEPTGNLDTARSREIMDLLVGLNRDRGITVLMVTHEPDMAVYARRTVRFVDGRVDSDVRQSGMPT; the protein is encoded by the coding sequence ATGAGCAGGCCGCTGATCCGCCTGCGCGGCATCGTCAAGGTCTACGGCGAAGGCACGGCCGCCTTCCAGGCGCTGCGCGGCATCGACCTCGATGTCGATGCGGGTGACTTCGTCGCCATCATGGGTCCGAGCGGCTCGGGCAAGTCGACGGCGATGAACCTGATCGGCTGCCTCGACGTGCCCTCGGCGGGCCAGTACCTGTTCGACGGGGTGCACGTCGAACGGCTCGATCGCGACCAGCGCGCCCGCCTGCGCCGGCGCCACCTCGGCTTCGTCTTCCAGGGCTTCAACCTGCTGGCGCGCACGAGCGCGCAGGAAAACGTCGAGCTGCCGCTGCTCTACCGCGGCGAGTCGGTCGCCGACCGCCACCGAAACGCCCGGGAGGCGCTGGCCGCCGTCGGGCTGGCCGGCTGGGAAACGCACACGCCGGCCGAGCTGTCCGGCGGCCAGCAGCAGCGCGTGGCCATCGCCCGCGCCATCGTCAGCAAGCCGACCGTGCTGCTCGCCGACGAGCCGACCGGCAACCTCGACACCGCCCGCAGCCGCGAGATCATGGACCTGCTCGTCGGCCTGAACCGCGACCGCGGCATCACCGTGCTGATGGTCACCCACGAGCCCGACATGGCCGTCTATGCACGGCGCACCGTGCGCTTCGTCGACGGCCGGGTCGACAGCGACGTGCGCCAGAGCGGGATGCCGACATGA
- a CDS encoding ABC transporter permease, translated as MIWNTLLLALREIRRNLLRSFLTILGIVIGVSAVITMVTLGRGATSAVQAQIASLGTNLLQVRPGQRLGPGRDSAGAPSFREADLDAIATQVAGIAAVAPEARTGATVVAGARNWSTSVVGTNNGYFQTGNWTLAAGRNFEDTELRSGAAVCVIGTTVRRELFGATVDPLGQSLRIKQFSCTVIGLLASKGQAAMGNDQDDTVLIPLHTLQRRVTGSLNINTLLVSVQDGVDTASVQSGLRQLLRERRKLGPADDDNFNVLDTRQLADTLSGTTQLMTSLLGAVAAVSLLVGGIGIMNIMLVSVTERTREIGVRLAIGALENEVLLQFLIEAVVLSSFGGLVGIVLATAASVGLSSLMELPYTFQWGINVLSFVFSAAIGVVFGYVPARRAARLDPIEALRHE; from the coding sequence ATGATCTGGAACACCCTGCTGCTCGCGCTGCGCGAGATCCGCCGCAACCTGCTGCGCTCCTTCCTCACCATCCTGGGCATCGTGATCGGCGTGAGCGCCGTCATCACCATGGTCACGCTCGGCCGCGGCGCCACCAGCGCCGTGCAGGCGCAGATCGCCAGCCTCGGCACCAACCTGCTGCAGGTGCGACCCGGCCAGCGCCTCGGCCCCGGCCGCGACAGCGCCGGTGCCCCCTCGTTCCGCGAGGCCGACCTGGACGCCATCGCCACCCAGGTGGCCGGCATCGCCGCCGTGGCCCCCGAGGCCCGCACCGGGGCCACGGTCGTCGCCGGTGCGCGCAACTGGTCGACCAGCGTGGTCGGCACGAACAACGGCTACTTCCAGACTGGCAACTGGACCCTGGCCGCCGGCCGCAACTTCGAGGACACCGAACTGCGCTCGGGCGCCGCCGTCTGCGTCATCGGCACGACCGTGCGGCGCGAGCTGTTCGGCGCCACGGTCGACCCGCTCGGCCAGAGCCTGCGCATCAAGCAGTTCTCGTGCACCGTCATCGGCCTGCTCGCCTCCAAGGGCCAGGCCGCGATGGGCAACGACCAGGACGACACCGTGCTCATCCCGCTGCACACGCTGCAGCGCCGCGTCACCGGCAGCCTGAACATCAACACCCTGCTCGTGTCGGTGCAGGACGGCGTCGACACCGCCAGCGTGCAGTCCGGCCTGCGCCAGCTGCTGCGCGAGCGCCGCAAGCTCGGCCCCGCCGACGACGACAACTTCAACGTCCTCGACACCCGGCAGCTGGCCGACACGCTGTCCGGCACGACCCAGCTGATGACCTCGCTGCTCGGTGCGGTCGCCGCGGTGAGCCTGCTGGTGGGCGGCATCGGCATCATGAACATCATGCTGGTCAGCGTCACCGAGCGCACCCGCGAGATCGGCGTCCGGCTGGCCATCGGTGCGCTGGAAAACGAGGTGCTGCTGCAGTTCCTGATCGAGGCCGTGGTGCTCTCCAGCTTCGGCGGACTGGTCGGCATCGTGCTGGCCACGGCGGCGTCCGTCGGGCTGTCGTCGCTGATGGAGCTGCCCTACACCTTCCAGTGGGGCATCAACGTGCTGTCGTTCGTGTTCTCGGCGGCGATCGGGGTGGTGTTCGGCTATGTGCCGGCGCGGCGGGCGGCGCGGCTGGATCCGATCGAGGCGCTGCGGCACGAGTGA
- a CDS encoding NAD(P)H-dependent flavin oxidoreductase, which produces MSLTTLLGTDLPILQAPMAGVQGSALTVAVSNAGGLGALPCAMLEPDALRQELAAIRAQTDRPFNVNFFCHTPTAPDAAREAAWRATLAPAYAEFGIDPAAIPAGPGRRPFDAETAELLAAFAPPVVSFHFGLPSPELLARVRGWGAKVLSSATTVEEARWLEAHGVDAVIAQGLEAGGHRGHFLSDDLTRQMGTFALLPQVVAAVRVPVIAAGGIADAAGVAAAMALGAAGVQVGTAYLLCPEASTSAVHRAALQSDAARHTALTNLFTGRPARGIVNRFMRSFGPMNEAAVPRFPLATSAVAPLRARAEALGMDDFSPLWAGQHADGCREMPAAQLTRQLAHGLA; this is translated from the coding sequence ATGTCCCTCACCACCCTCCTCGGCACCGATCTCCCCATCCTGCAAGCCCCGATGGCCGGCGTGCAAGGCAGCGCGCTCACGGTGGCCGTGTCGAACGCGGGCGGGCTCGGCGCCCTGCCCTGCGCGATGCTCGAACCGGACGCGCTGCGGCAGGAACTCGCGGCCATCCGGGCACAGACCGACCGGCCGTTCAACGTCAACTTCTTCTGCCACACCCCGACCGCGCCGGACGCCGCCCGCGAGGCCGCCTGGCGCGCCACGCTGGCCCCCGCCTACGCCGAGTTCGGCATCGACCCGGCCGCCATCCCCGCCGGACCGGGGCGGCGGCCGTTCGATGCGGAAACGGCCGAGTTGCTCGCGGCGTTCGCGCCCCCCGTGGTGAGCTTCCATTTCGGCCTGCCGTCGCCGGAGCTGCTGGCGCGGGTGCGGGGCTGGGGCGCCAAGGTGCTGTCGTCGGCGACCACGGTCGAGGAGGCGCGCTGGCTGGAAGCGCACGGCGTCGATGCCGTCATCGCGCAGGGGCTGGAGGCGGGCGGGCACCGCGGCCACTTCCTATCGGACGACCTGACCCGGCAGATGGGCACCTTCGCGCTGCTGCCGCAGGTCGTGGCCGCCGTGCGCGTGCCGGTGATCGCCGCGGGCGGCATCGCGGACGCGGCGGGCGTGGCCGCGGCGATGGCGCTCGGCGCGGCGGGGGTGCAGGTCGGCACGGCCTATCTGCTGTGCCCGGAGGCGAGCACCAGCGCCGTGCACCGTGCCGCGCTGCAGAGCGACGCGGCGCGCCACACGGCGCTCACCAACCTGTTCACCGGCCGGCCGGCGCGCGGCATCGTCAACCGGTTCATGCGCAGCTTCGGTCCGATGAACGAGGCCGCCGTTCCCCGGTTTCCACTGGCGACTTCGGCGGTGGCCCCACTGCGCGCCCGGGCCGAGGCGCTGGGCATGGACGATTTTTCACCTCTGTGGGCGGGGCAGCACGCAGATGGATGCCGCGAGATGCCGGCAGCACAACTGACACGACAACTGGCGCACGGGCTGGCCTAG
- a CDS encoding antibiotic biosynthesis monooxygenase family protein, whose protein sequence is MHIIIFRNRLKPDAVADYTGWADRMSALARTMPGYVSHKGFTAADGERVTIVEFESEEAMRGWATHPEHVAAKQKGRAEFYTEYSLQICTEQRATRFTAD, encoded by the coding sequence ATGCACATCATCATCTTCCGCAACCGCCTGAAGCCCGACGCCGTGGCCGACTACACCGGCTGGGCGGACCGCATGAGCGCCCTGGCGCGCACGATGCCGGGCTACGTCTCGCACAAGGGCTTCACGGCGGCCGACGGCGAGCGGGTCACCATCGTCGAGTTCGAGTCCGAAGAAGCGATGCGCGGCTGGGCCACCCATCCGGAACACGTCGCGGCGAAGCAGAAGGGCCGCGCCGAGTTCTACACCGAGTACTCGCTGCAGATCTGCACCGAGCAGCGCGCCACGCGCTTCACGGCGGACTGA
- a CDS encoding efflux transporter outer membrane subunit produces MLTACATLTPQGDRPPTAAPAAAADADAPSADTLRLRAQAPWWTRFDDPLLGALVTDALQANLDLGIARTRLLQARALRDQTAASRAPQLGSSASLSRNRSSDRTASSYSLGLDASWEADLFGELASAERGARADLATASANLAAARLAVAGEVGLAYVQLRANRARRALTQSSLAAQDETLQLTGWRTQAGLASSLEVEQARASAEQTRAQIPAYDTAIAQGEHALAILLGQEPEALRTRLGDSTRVPVPAAATGVDDLMRQGLPADLLRQRPDVQAAESAITAELARLDQTQAARRPAFRLSGALGWQALTLAALGSPGALAASLAAAVDWPILDGGRGAAQVQAQQAVLARARLTYQATALAAAQDVADAVSALEGSRRQTTALDAATDAARNANRMARQRYEAGLVDFTTLLDTQRTLLSIDSSRAAAAADTSLNLIRLHKALGGDWTAQDPAGHTAP; encoded by the coding sequence ATGCTGACCGCCTGTGCCACGCTGACGCCCCAAGGCGACCGCCCACCCACCGCAGCACCCGCAGCAGCAGCAGACGCAGACGCACCTTCGGCCGACACCCTGCGCCTGCGGGCCCAGGCGCCCTGGTGGACCCGCTTCGACGACCCGCTGCTGGGGGCGCTGGTCACCGACGCGCTGCAGGCCAACCTGGACCTCGGCATCGCCCGCACGCGGCTGCTGCAGGCCCGCGCGCTGCGCGACCAGACCGCCGCCAGCCGCGCGCCGCAACTCGGCAGCAGCGCCAGCCTGTCACGCAACCGCAGCAGCGACCGGACCGCCTCGTCCTACAGCCTCGGACTCGACGCGAGCTGGGAAGCCGACCTGTTCGGCGAACTCGCCTCGGCCGAACGGGGCGCCCGCGCCGACCTCGCCACCGCCAGCGCCAACCTCGCAGCGGCGCGCCTCGCCGTAGCCGGCGAAGTCGGGCTGGCCTATGTGCAGTTGCGCGCCAACCGCGCCCGGCGGGCGCTGACCCAGTCCAGCCTCGCCGCCCAGGACGAGACGCTGCAGCTCACCGGCTGGCGCACCCAGGCGGGGCTGGCCAGTTCGCTGGAGGTCGAGCAAGCCCGCGCCAGCGCCGAGCAGACGCGCGCCCAGATCCCCGCCTACGACACCGCCATCGCGCAGGGCGAACACGCGCTGGCGATCCTGCTCGGCCAAGAGCCCGAGGCCCTGCGCACCCGCCTGGGCGACAGCACCCGCGTGCCGGTGCCCGCTGCCGCCACCGGCGTCGACGACCTCATGCGCCAGGGCCTGCCCGCCGACCTGCTGCGCCAGCGGCCGGACGTGCAGGCCGCCGAATCGGCCATCACCGCCGAACTCGCCCGGCTCGACCAGACACAGGCCGCCCGCCGCCCCGCCTTCCGCCTGAGCGGCGCGCTCGGCTGGCAGGCGCTGACGCTGGCAGCCCTCGGCAGTCCCGGTGCGCTGGCGGCGAGCCTGGCCGCCGCGGTCGACTGGCCGATCCTCGACGGCGGCCGTGGTGCCGCGCAGGTGCAGGCGCAGCAGGCCGTGCTCGCCCGCGCCCGCCTCACCTACCAGGCCACGGCACTCGCCGCCGCCCAGGATGTCGCCGACGCGGTGAGCGCCCTGGAGGGCAGTCGCCGCCAGACCACCGCCCTCGACGCCGCCACCGACGCCGCCCGCAACGCCAACCGCATGGCCCGCCAGCGCTACGAGGCCGGCCTGGTCGACTTCACCACCCTGCTCGACACCCAGCGCACCCTGCTGAGCATCGACAGCAGCCGCGCAGCCGCCGCCGCCGACACCAGCCTGAACCTGATCCGCCTGCACAAGGCGCTCGGAGGCGACTGGACTGCCCAGGACCCGGCCGGACACACCGCCCCATGA
- a CDS encoding efflux RND transporter periplasmic adaptor subunit: MTTPTSASPAPLVPASGNTPAELTALLGADAVAAPWWRRRAVWIGVVLLAAAGAAFVWWQDRQVAQSAPRYVTEPVTRGNLTITVTANGTLQPTRQVSLGSELSGTIKRVHVDVNDTVRAGQVLIELDTSKLDDQLTRSRAALASAQSGVQQAEATAAEQRSNLARLEEVARLSGGKVPSKAELDTGRAGVARANAALAMARASVTDARAAVRVDETNLGKASIRSPINGVVLTRTAEPGNAVAASLQAVTLLTLAEDLRQLKLQVKVDEADVGMVQAGQTAQFTVSAWPARNWPATIRRVAFGSTITDNVVTYPTDLQVTNDDLSLRPGMTATATIAATERQNVLLVPNAALRFTPATASAAAASGGSLVSKLMPRPPGNTTTKRAGNTAIREGGQRQIWILQGQQPTPLTVTTGLSNGRLTEVSGAGLSAGQAVIVSQASAAP; this comes from the coding sequence ATGACGACACCCACCTCTGCTTCCCCTGCCCCGCTGGTCCCGGCCTCCGGCAACACCCCGGCCGAGCTGACCGCCCTGCTCGGCGCCGACGCCGTGGCCGCGCCGTGGTGGCGCCGGCGCGCCGTCTGGATCGGCGTCGTGCTGCTCGCCGCCGCGGGCGCCGCCTTCGTCTGGTGGCAGGACCGGCAGGTCGCCCAGTCAGCCCCGCGCTACGTCACCGAGCCGGTCACCCGCGGCAACCTGACCATCACCGTCACCGCCAACGGCACGCTCCAGCCGACCCGCCAGGTCTCCCTCGGCAGCGAACTGTCCGGCACGATCAAGCGCGTGCACGTCGACGTGAACGACACCGTGCGCGCCGGGCAGGTGCTGATCGAGCTGGACACCAGCAAGCTCGACGACCAGCTCACCCGCTCGCGCGCCGCGCTGGCCTCGGCGCAGTCGGGCGTGCAGCAGGCCGAGGCGACCGCGGCGGAACAGCGCAGCAACCTGGCCCGCCTTGAAGAAGTCGCGCGGCTGTCGGGCGGCAAGGTGCCGTCCAAGGCGGAACTCGACACGGGCCGCGCCGGTGTGGCCCGCGCCAATGCCGCGCTGGCGATGGCCCGCGCCAGCGTGACCGACGCGCGCGCAGCCGTCCGGGTCGACGAGACGAATCTCGGAAAAGCCTCCATCCGCTCGCCGATCAACGGCGTCGTGCTGACCCGCACGGCCGAGCCCGGCAACGCGGTCGCGGCCTCGCTGCAGGCCGTCACGCTGCTGACGCTGGCGGAGGATCTGCGCCAGCTCAAGCTGCAGGTCAAGGTCGACGAGGCAGACGTCGGCATGGTCCAGGCCGGGCAGACCGCCCAGTTCACCGTCAGTGCCTGGCCCGCGCGTAACTGGCCGGCCACCATCCGCCGCGTCGCCTTCGGCTCGACCATCACCGACAACGTCGTCACCTACCCGACCGACCTGCAGGTGACCAACGACGACCTGAGCCTGCGCCCCGGCATGACCGCCACCGCCACGATCGCGGCCACCGAGCGCCAGAACGTGCTGCTGGTGCCGAACGCCGCGCTGCGCTTCACGCCGGCCACCGCCTCAGCCGCGGCGGCCAGCGGCGGCAGTCTGGTCTCGAAGCTCATGCCCCGCCCGCCCGGCAACACCACGACCAAACGCGCTGGCAACACCGCCATCCGCGAAGGCGGCCAGCGCCAGATCTGGATCCTGCAGGGCCAGCAGCCGACCCCGCTGACCGTCACCACCGGCCTGTCCAACGGCCGCCTGACCGAGGTGAGCGGCGCAGGCCTGAGCGCCGGCCAGGCCGTCATCGTCAGCCAGGCCAGCGCCGCACCATGA
- a CDS encoding YkvA family protein, producing the protein MHLLTTARTWAVRIKRDGLTLWFALRDPRTPWLARALAWLVVAYALSPIDLIPDFIPVLGYLDDLLLLPGLIWLTVRLLPEAVLADCRPQAVAWLDARKDQPRSLFGAALVIALWTALAWYGWSAWQQRA; encoded by the coding sequence ATGCACCTGCTCACTACCGCCCGTACCTGGGCTGTCCGCATCAAGCGCGACGGCCTCACCCTCTGGTTCGCCCTGCGTGATCCGCGCACGCCCTGGCTGGCCCGTGCACTGGCGTGGCTGGTGGTGGCCTATGCGCTGAGCCCGATCGACCTGATCCCGGATTTCATCCCGGTGCTCGGCTATCTGGACGACCTGCTGCTGCTGCCCGGCCTGATCTGGCTGACGGTGCGGCTGCTGCCGGAGGCGGTGCTGGCCGACTGCCGCCCGCAGGCGGTCGCCTGGCTCGATGCGCGCAAGGACCAGCCGCGCAGCCTGTTCGGCGCGGCGCTGGTGATTGCGCTGTGGACCGCGCTGGCGTGGTACGGCTGGTCGGCCTGGCAGCAGCGCGCATGA